Proteins encoded by one window of Lycium barbarum isolate Lr01 chromosome 11, ASM1917538v2, whole genome shotgun sequence:
- the LOC132616583 gene encoding thioredoxin-like protein HCF164, chloroplastic, with translation MARVASSSIGIHRPIHFRTHQTLHFMKPSNYQLKNILKYQRIYCQPDPKTGDCCQPNSDPSEYAVKEESSTEPSVDTESSKAEVSAPSSGPEYPTRDFNRRVALVSVLAALGLFSSQRLDLGIPSLKDITDVALPYEEALNNGKPTVVEFYADWCEVCRELAPDVYKVEQQYKDRVNFVMLNVDNTKWEQELDEFGVEGIPHFAFLDKNGNEEGNVVGRLPRKYLLENVDALARGEESIPYARAVGQYTSAENRKVHQVSDPRSHG, from the exons ATGGCTCGGGTAGCCTCTAGTTCCATTGGAATCCACAGGCCTATTCATTTTCGAACCCATCAAACTTTGCACTTTATGAAACCTTCCAATTATCAGCTGAAGAATATTCTCAAGTATCAAAGAATATACTGCCAACCCGACCCCAAAACAGGCGATTGTTGCCAACCAAACTCCGACCCATCTGAATATGCAGTAAAG GAGGAGTCGTCAACAGAGCCAAGTGTTGACACTGAGAGTAGTAAAGCTGAAGTCTCTGCTCCGTCTTCTGGTCCTGAATATCCAACCAGAGACTTTAATCGGCGGGTAGCCCTAGTGTCTGTCCTTGCAGCACTTGGACTTTTCTCTTCGCAAAGACTAGATTTAGGTATTCCTTCTTTGAAGGATATCACGGATGTAGCACTGCCGTATGAAGAG GCTCTTAACAATGGAAAGCCTACTGTTGTAGAATTCTATGCAGATTGGTGTGAAGTTTGTCGAGAATTAGCTCCAGATGTCTATAAAGTTGAACAACAGTACAA GGACCGCGTGAATTTTGTTATGTTGAATGTGGATAACACGAAGTGGGAACAAGAGCTTGATGAGTTTGGAGTTGAGGGTATTCCTCATTTTGCATTCCTGGATAAAAATGGAAATGAGGAAGGTAATGTTGTCGGCCGCCTTCCAAGAAAGTATTTGCTTGAGAATGTGGATGCCCTTGCACGAGGAGAAGAATCAATACCTTATGCTCGCGCTGTGGGACAATATACAAGTGCTGAAAATCGCAAGGTTCATCAAGTTTCTGATCCGAGAAGCCATGGTTAG
- the LOC132616582 gene encoding grpE protein homolog 2, mitochondrial isoform X1 — translation MSLSRMSSRLSRNLLTQCRNSLLLYYRQNQHHHVPVLSSQFHSIPHMKEKVSLVPESALQRFGFSSSASQPDEKETSQSQGEGGNGAEKTSASADSHTQEDKDESDLDVEDLSRDDLVKLVVEKEELLKMKHEEFQKMQDKVLRTYAEMENVMERTRREAENTKKFAIQNFVKALLDVSDNLSRASSVVKESFSKIDVSKDTSGAVPLLKTLLEGVEMTDKQLSEVFKKFGVEKFDPTNEEFDPNKHNAVFQVPDPEKAPGVIAVCLKPGYTLHNRIIRPAEVGVTVAVESTGN, via the exons ATGTCATTGAGTAGAATGTCATCTCGTTTATCAAGAAATTTGTTGACACAGTGCCGCAATTCGTTGCTTCTCTATTATAGGCAAAACCAACATCACCATGTTCCTGTACTTTCATCTCAGTTTCACTCAATTCCTCATATGAAAGAAAAG GTGTCTCTAGTACCTGAATCCGCCTTGCAACGGTTTGGATTCTCATCCTCTGCATCCCAACCTGATGAAAAAGAAACATCTCAGTCCCAAGGTGAAGGAGGAAACGGAGCAGAGAAAACTTCAGCTTCTGCTGATTCTCACACTCAGGAGGACAAGGATGAATCAG ATTTAGACGTGGAGGACCTTTCTAGGGATGACTTGGTGAAACTTGTAGTTGAGAAGGAAGAACTCCTAAAGATGAAACATGAGGAGTTTCAGAAAATGCAGGATAAGGTTCTTCGGACTTATGCAGAGATGGAGAATGTCATGGAGAGAACTAGACGAGAAGCAGAAAATACCAAGAAGTTTGCCATTCAG AATTTTGTGAAAGCCCTTCTAGATGTTTCTGATAATCTGAGCAGGGCTTCTTCTGTTGTAAAAGAGAGCTTTTCCAAAATTGATGTATCTAAGGACACATCTGGTGCCGTGCCACTTCTGAAGACACTTCTGGAAGGTGTTGAAATGACTGATAAACAGCTCTCGGAG GTATTCAAAAAATTTGGTGTTGAAAAATTTGATCCTACAAATGAAGAATTTGATCCAAATAAGCATAATGCAGTATTTCAAGTACCCGATCCTGAAAAGGCTCCCGGAGTGATTGCTGTTTGTCTTAAG CCCGGGTACACCTTGCATAACCGAATTATTCGGCCTGCTGAAGTTGGTGTGACAGTAGCCGTTGAGAGTACTGGGAACTGA
- the LOC132616582 gene encoding grpE protein homolog 2, mitochondrial isoform X2: MSLSRMSSRLSRNLLTQCRNSLLLYYRQNQHHHVPVLSSQFHSIPHMKEKVSLVPESALQRFGFSSSASQPDEKETSQSQGEGGNGAEKTSASADSHTQEDKDESDLDVEDLSRDDLVKLVVEKEELLKMKHEEFQKMQDKVLRTYAEMENVMERTRREAENTKKFAIQNFVKALLDVSDNLSRASSVVKESFSKIDVSKDTSGAVPLLKTLLEGVEMTDKQLSEQERMDFGARGRSI; the protein is encoded by the exons ATGTCATTGAGTAGAATGTCATCTCGTTTATCAAGAAATTTGTTGACACAGTGCCGCAATTCGTTGCTTCTCTATTATAGGCAAAACCAACATCACCATGTTCCTGTACTTTCATCTCAGTTTCACTCAATTCCTCATATGAAAGAAAAG GTGTCTCTAGTACCTGAATCCGCCTTGCAACGGTTTGGATTCTCATCCTCTGCATCCCAACCTGATGAAAAAGAAACATCTCAGTCCCAAGGTGAAGGAGGAAACGGAGCAGAGAAAACTTCAGCTTCTGCTGATTCTCACACTCAGGAGGACAAGGATGAATCAG ATTTAGACGTGGAGGACCTTTCTAGGGATGACTTGGTGAAACTTGTAGTTGAGAAGGAAGAACTCCTAAAGATGAAACATGAGGAGTTTCAGAAAATGCAGGATAAGGTTCTTCGGACTTATGCAGAGATGGAGAATGTCATGGAGAGAACTAGACGAGAAGCAGAAAATACCAAGAAGTTTGCCATTCAG AATTTTGTGAAAGCCCTTCTAGATGTTTCTGATAATCTGAGCAGGGCTTCTTCTGTTGTAAAAGAGAGCTTTTCCAAAATTGATGTATCTAAGGACACATCTGGTGCCGTGCCACTTCTGAAGACACTTCTGGAAGGTGTTGAAATGACTGATAAACAGCTCTCGGAG CAAGAGCGGATGGATTTTGGAGCACGAGGGCGAAGTATCTAA
- the LOC132618495 gene encoding upstream activation factor subunit UAF30 — MLPQRMKKVMADNPKKLANLIDLVNLPSTLRDFMGQSQTSRLGCFKRVWSYIKENNLQDPTNKNLVNCDEKLKSILLGKPKVELTELPTLIKLHFPKQPR, encoded by the exons ATGCTGCCACAGCGGATGAAAAAGGTTATGGCAGACAACCCAAAGAAATTAGCTAATTTGATTGACCTGGTAAATCTCCCTTCAACACTTAGAGATTTCATGGGTCAGTCACAGACCTCCCGCTTGGGTTGTTTTAAGCGTGTGTGGTCTTACATCAAGGAAAACAATCTCCAG GATCCAACCAACAAGAACTTAGTTAATTGCGATGAAAAGTTGAAGAGTATCTTGTTGGGTAAGCCCAAGGTTGAGCTGACTGAACTACCAACACTGATCAAGCTGCACTTTCCTAAGCAGCCAAGATGA